In the Streptomyces sp. 3214.6 genome, TGGCCCGGGTGGTGCTGGCCGATCCGCACACGCTGATCCTGGACGAGGCGACGGCCCTGCTGGACCCGACGACCGCCCGGCACACCGAGCGCGCCCTGGCCGCCGTCCTGAAAGGCCGCACGGTCATCGCGATCGCCCACCGTCTGCACACCGCGCACGACGCGGACCGGGTCGCCGTGATGGAGGACGGCCGCCTCACCGAACTCGGCACGCACGAGGAGCTGGTGACGGCGGACGGCCCGTACGCGGCACTGTGGCGGACGTGGCACGGGGAGGGCGGGGACCACGGGGAGCGCTGAAACCAGGGGGGAGCACGGAGAGCGGAAGCCGCCAGAAGATTTTCGGTCCGTATAACGAACATGAACTCCCGGACAACGGACTGTTTCCGGCCAACTTCCTGACGCGCTCCTGACAGATAGCGCAATCCACTGCCACTCTTCCCTCTGCTACTTCACAGCAACCCCACAGTCGCACGCGTTCGACGTGCACGCTCCACGTACCGCCTTTGTTCTGCGTACCGCCTTTGTCGTGCCCGCACGGCTCACCCGCCGTCGGGTCTCCCCTGGCCGCGTGACCCGCGGCCGCGCAGAAGGAGTCAGTGTTGAGCAGCAGTCCCTCTCGCAGACGCACCCCCCACGCAACCCCCCGCCGTGCCGCGGCCGTCGCCCTCGTCGGCGTGTCCGCGCTCATCGCCGCCGCCGTGCAGTCCGGCGCCGCGACCGCCGCCCCGGAGAAGGCACCGCAGGCGGCGGCCAAGGGCAACCCGACCCACGCGGCCCTCGCGCTCTCCCCCTCGCAGCGCACCGAGCTGATCCGCGACGCGGACGCCGCCAAGGCGCAGACCGCCGCGTCCATCGGCCTCGGCTCGCAGGAGAAGCTCGTCGTCAAGGACGTCGTCAAGGACGCCGACGGCACGCTGCACACCCGCTACGAGCGCACCTACGCCGGCCTGCCGGTCCTCGGTGGCGACCTGGTCGTCGACACCGCCGCGTCGGGCGCCACCAAGGGCGTCATCAAGGCGACGAACGCCACCATCAAGGTCTCCGGGCTCAGCCCGAGCGTCACCGCGGCGGCGGCCGAGCAGCAGGCGGTGAAGCGCGCCAAGGCCCTCGGCGGCACCAGCTCCGCCGCCGACTCCGCGCCCCGCAAGGTGATCTGGGCGGCGAACGGCAAGCCCACCCTGGCGTACGAGACGATCGTCGGCGGCTTCCAGGACGACGGCACGCCGAACCAGCTGCACGTCATCTCGGACGCGGCCACCGGCGCGAAGCTCTTCGAGTACCAGGGCATCAAGACGGGCATCGGCAACACCCAGTACAGCGGCCAGGTCACGCTGACGACGACCCAGTCGGGGTCGAACTACACGCTGAACGACGGCGCGCGCGGCAACCACAAGACGTACAACCTCAACCGCGGCACGTCCGGCACCGGCACGCTGTTCTCGCAGACCAGCGACACCTGGGGCAACAGCACCACGTCGAACGCCGCGACCGCGGGCGCCGACGCGCACTACGGGGCCGCGGAGACGTGGGACTTCTACAAGTCCTCCTTCGGCCGCAGCGGCATCAAGAACAACGGCGTCGGCGCCTACTCGCGCGTCCACTACGGCAACGCGTACGTCAACGCCTTCTGGGACGACACCTGCTTCTGCATGACGTACGGCGACGGCTCCGGCAACGCCGACCCGTTGACCGCGCTCGACGTGGCCGGCCACGAGATGAGCCACGGCGTCACCTCGAACACCGCGGACCTGGTCTACAGCGGCGAGTCCGGCGGCCTCAACGAGGCGACCTCGGACATCTTCGGCACGGGCGTCGAGTTCTTCGCCAACAACTCCTCCGACGTGGGCGACTACCTCATCGGCGAGAAGATCGACATCAACGGCGACGGCACCCCGCTGCGCTACCAGGACAAGCCCAGCAAGGACGGCTCGTCCAAGGACAGCTGGTACTCGGGCCTCGGCAACCTCGACGTGCACTACTCGTCGGGCCCCGCGAACCACTTCTTCTACCTGCTGAGCGAGGGCAGCGGCGCCAAGGTCATCAACGGCGTCAGCTACAACTCGCCCACCTCGGACGGGCTTCCGGTCACCGGCATAGGCCGCGACAAGGCGCTGCAGATCTGGTACCGGGCGCTGACGACGAAGTTCACGTCGACCACCAACTACGCGAGTGCCCGCACCGGCACGCTGGCGGCGGCCGGTGATCTGTACGGCACCACCTCCGCCGAGTACAAGGCGGTGCAGGACGCGTGGGCGGCCGTCGCGGTCGGCGCGCGTTCCGGCGGCGGAACCGGCGGCGGCACCTCCTTCGAGAACACCGCCGACGTATCGATTCCGGACAACGGTGCGGCGGTCACCTCGTCGATCACCGTCTCCGGGCGCACGGGCAACGCGCCGTCGAACCTCGCGGTGGGGGTCGACATCGTCCACACCTACATCGGTGACCTCCAGGTGCAGCTGGTCGCGCCCGACGGCACGGCCTACACGCTGAAGGCGTACGGCACCGGCGGGAGCACGGACAACCTGAACACCACGTACACGGTGAACGCCTCCTCCGAAGTCGCCAACGGCATCTGGAAGTTGCGGGTCCAGGACAACGCGGCCCAGGACATTGGCTACATCAACAGCTGGAAGCTGACCTTCCCGTAGACCGCGGGCGCCGCACAGAACGCCGTCCCGGGCGGGGGTTCGACCTCCCCGGGGCGGCACCCCTTTTTACCGGCCGCTTACCGATGCCCTGTTGGCCCTTTGCCGAGGTCAACTCCGTTTACATTCCAGCAACGTTCACCGGACAGTCGACTTTCAGCCAACATCACTTCGGGGTCCTGACATGTACGCGCCTTGATGTCACTCTTCCTTCACCCGCCGCACAACTTCACACCCGTCACGGGCGGCCGCCCCACGCCGCCCGGACCCCCCACATCCAAGGAGCTTGTGTGACCTCCCTCTACGCGCGTCACAAGCGCACCACTCTGGCCATCGCCACCGCCGTCGCGGCCGGAGCCCTGGTCACCACCGGTCTGACCGCCGGTACCGCTGCCGCCCAGGTCCCGGCGGAGTCCACCGGCAAGGCGGTCCCGCTGGCCGCTCCGGTCCAGCTGTCGGCCGCCGCCCGCACGACGCTCATCCAGCAGCAGCAGGCCGACGCGCCCGAGACCGCGCAGGCGATAGGTCTCGGCGCCAAGGAGAAGCTGGTCGTCAAGGACGTCGTGAAGGACGCCGACGGCTCGGTCCACACCCGCTACGAGCGCACCTACGCGGGCCTGCCGGTCCTCGGCGGCGACCTCGTCGTCCACGAGTCCGCCACGGGCGCGGCCAAGGGCGTCACCAAGGCCAACCCGGCCACCATCAAGGTGGCCACGCTGACCCCGAAGGTCGCCACCGCCAAGGCCGAGAAGCAGGCGCTGACCGCCGCCAAGGCCGCGGGCTCGGAGTCCACCGCCGCCGACCAGGCCCCCCGCAAGGTGATCTGGGCCGCGGGCGGCACGCCCGTCCTCGCCTACGAGACCGTCGTCGGCGGCCTCCAGGACGACGGCACCCCGAGCAAGCTGCACGTCATCACCGACGCGGCCACCGGTAAGAAGCTGTACGAGTACCAGGGCGTCGAGAACGCGACCGGCACCGGCAAGACGCTGTACTCGGGCACCGTCAGCCTCACCACCACGCTGTCGGGCTCGACGTACTCGCTGACCGACGCCTCGCGCGGCGGTCACAAGACGTACAACCTGAAGCACACCAGCAGCACCGGCACCGGCACCCTGTTCACCAACACCACGAACACGTGGGGCACCGGCGCCGCCTCCAGCTCCACCGCCGACGTGACCGCGGCCGCCGACGCCGCCTACGGCGCGCAGGAGACCTGGGACTTCTACAAGGCCACCTTCGGCCGCAGCGGCATCAAGAACAACGGCGTCGGCGCCTACTCGCGCGTCCACTACGGCAACGCGTACGTCAACGCCTTCTGGGACGACGACTGCTTCTGCATGACGTACGGCGACGGCGACGCCAACACGCACCCGCTGACCTCGCTGGACGTGGCCGGCCACGAGATGAGCCACGGCGTCACCGCGAACACGGCGGGCCTGGAGTACTCGGGCGAGTCCGGCGGCCTCAACGAGGCCACCTCGGACATCTTCGGCACCGGTGTCGAGTTCTACGCCAACAACCCGTCCGACAAGGGCGACTACCTCATCGGCGAGAAGATCGACATCAACGGCGACGGCACCCCGCTGCGCTACATGGACAAGCCCAGCAAGGACGGCGGCTCGGCGGACTCCTGGTCCTCCTCCGTCGGCAACAAGGACGTCCACTACTCGTCGGGCGTCGCGAACCACTTCTTCTACCTGCTGAGCGAGGGCAGCGGCAGCAAGACCATCAACGGCGTGAGCTACAACTCCCCGACGTCCAACGGCTCCACGGTCACCGGCATCGGCCGCGACAAGGCCCTGCAGATCTGGTACAAGGCGCTGACGACGTACTTCACGTCGACGACGAACTACAAGGCGGCGCGTGCCGGCACGCTGAGCGCGGCCTCGGCGCTGTACGGCGGCACCAGCAGCACCGAGTACAAGGCTGTCGCGGCGGCGTGGTCAGCCGTCAACGTCAGCTGAACAAGCGTTAGTTGAACCAGGGCGGCACCCGGGACGAAGGCATCCCCGGGTGCCGCCTTACGCTTGGGCCCCATGTCTCCCCAGGACTTCACCTACACCGACGTCGGCGCGACCCGCGACCGCCCCGGCTTCTGCCCGCCGGGCTTCCACGCCCTGCACGTCCGCACCCGCCTCGGCGAGGGCCACGAGGTCTTCCGCCGCGCCGCGGAAGCCGTCCTGACCTGGGAGATGCACCGAGCCCTGGGCGTCGGCATCGACGCCTCCGCGGACCGCGCGGCCCCGGACGTCGACGTCACGGTCACCCTCGCCGGCCTCATCAAGGCCCCCTGCCGCGTGGTCTGGACGGTGGACGAACACCGCCGCGCCGGCTGGGCATACGGCACGCTCCCCGGCCACCCCGAGTGCGGCGAGGAGGCCTTCGTCGTCGACCGCACGGGAGACGGCACGGTCTGGCTGACGGTCTCCGCCTTCAGCCGCGCCGCGAAGTGGTACGCCAAGGCAGCCGGCCCGGCGACCCGGGGACTGCAGCAGGCGTACGCGCGGCGGTGCGGGGTGGTGTTGCGGGGGTTGTGCGCCGGCGAGGACTCGTAGGCCGGGGCGGTACGGCCGCGCAGGAGAGCCCTCAGGGCGACGCTGCGAGCCGTCGGCGGAACATCACCGTCCGACGCCTCCTCGGCGCGCGTGCCCGGGTCACGTCAAGGGCGTGAGTTCGGGCAAGGTGAGGGCCGAATGGGCCGGTCGACCCTCCGGTCGTCCCTCGGGTCCGCCCTCCGCCGGACCCTCCTCTCGGCCCTCCTCTCGAACCTCCGCGGGGGACATTGTGCTGAGGTTGCGCAGCATGTCGTTGCGCTGTTCCAGGGCACGAGCGGTGGTCGGGAAGAGTGTGGCGTCGCCCTCACCGACCTGCTCCTGATTCAGGGTCACGAACCTGCGGGTGTCGTGTTCGTAGGCGGCGAAGCCCGCGACGTGGTCCCGGTCGGCCAGGGAAGCGGCGAGCATGTACGCGCCGACGAGGGCGAGGCTGGAGCCTTGTCCGGTGAGGAAGGAGGGCGCGTACGCGGCGTCGCCCACCAGCGCGACCCTGCCGCTGGACCAGTGGGGCATGCGGATCTGGCTGACCGCGTCGAAGAAGAGGTCGTCCGCGTCGCGCAGGGCGGCGAGCATGCCCGGGACCTCCCATCGCGCGTCGGCGAAGACCGCGGCGACCAGGTCCCGTTGGCCTTCCGGGTTCCGGAACGCCTCGAACGACGGCTCCGGGTGGGCGAAGTTCAGGAAGGCGTGCACCTGGTCGTCGTCCCCCACCGCGTAGAGTGCCGCGGCCCTGCCCGGGGTGTTCCACATCATGAGCTCGTGGGAGAGCCCGAAGGTGTTGCGCAGGGTGAACCCGGCGAAGCAGTAGCCGAGGTACCGGTGGAACTGCTCTTCGGCGCCGAACAGGAGCTCGCGGGTACGTGAGTGCAGACCGTCCGCGCCGAACACCATGTCGAACGTACGGCTGCTGCCCCCGCGGAAGGTGACGTCGACCCCGTGGCCGGACTGGTCGAGGGTGTCGATGGAGTCGTCGAACAGGAACTCCACGTCGTCACGGACCGCCGCATGGAGGGCGTTGGTCAGATCCCCGCGCCGCACCTCCAGATCCCGTCCCGCGACACCGCCGGTGACGGCGTGCGGGTTGATCGAGGCCACCTCGCCGCCGTCCGCGTCGAGGAAGGTCAGCCGGCGCAGGTCGATGTGCGCGTCCCGCAGTCGCGGCAGGATCCCCATCCTCCGGACGACCTCGAGTGCGGTGCCGCGCACGTCGATGGGGTAACCACCGCTGCGTACCGTGCCCGCCTTCTCGACCACCGTGACCGCGAACCCGTAGCGGTTCAGCCAGTACGCGAGGGCGGGCCCGGCGACGCCGGCCCCGGAAATCAGGACCGTACGCCTCGGGGCGGTACCGATATCCATACCGATGTCCCATGACAGATGAGTGCGGGTCATTCCTTGACTCCTTTGCTCATGGTGCGGGCGACAAGCAGGGAGAGCGCCGTGACGGCGCCGGCGATGACGAAGCCGGTGACGAAGGCCGATTCGGCCGGGACGTCCGCCCCGGAAGGGGTGCCGGCGGTGAGGATCGCGCCACTGACCTGCACACCCACGGCATAGCCGAGCACTCGGGTCACCAGGACCAGGCTGGTGGCGATGCCGGTGTCACCTTGATCCACGGAGGTGGCGGTGCTGGTCACCAGCGCGGTGACGCACAGGCCGTTGGCGAGCGCGATCATCATCTTGCCGACGACGAGGTGCCAGACCTCGGTGTGCACGGCGGCCAGGGCGATCAGGCCTGCGGTCAGCAGGACGATCCCGGCGGTGACCACGGCACGTGAGCCGAGACGCCGTGCGCCGATGCCACCGATCGGCCCGGCCAGCGAAGCGGCCAGAGCGCCGGGCAACAGGTAGAAGCCGATCTCGGTGGCGCCGGCTCCGAATCCGTATGCGTCGGCGGGCACCGCGAGCAACTGCGGGACGAGATAGACCGCCACCGCCGTGCCGACGCAGATCACGAACGTCAGCACAGACGACTTCCACACCGCGGGCCGTGCCAGCATGCGCAGATCGACCATCGGCGAGACCGCCCGACGCTCGACGACCGTCCACCCGGCGGCGAAGGCGGCCAGAAGCACGACGAGGGCGCCGAGCACGAACGGCTGCGTGCCGAGGTCGGGCGCCAGCGCGAGGACGAGCATGAGCGTGACCAGCGTCCCGCTCAGGAGAACCAGGCCGGGCCAGTCGACCCCGGCGTCACCCGACCGACGCGGAGCGTCGTGCGGCATCAGGCTGTTCACCAGGAGGGTGGCCCCGATGACCGCGATCGTCGGCAACGCGAACATCCAGTGCCGGGACAGCGCTTCCGCCACCGGCCCGGCGGCCAGCGTTCCCGCCATCCCGCCCCCGACGAACAGCCCGCTGACCACCCCGATGGCCACCTTCGCGTCTCCTGCGGGGAGGTGTGCGCGCACCAGGATGAACGACAGGGGCAGTGCGCCCACCATCGCTCCCTGGAGCACCTGACCGAGCAGCAGCACCGGCAGGTTCGGCGCCAGGGCGGACACCAGCCCACCGGCCGAGACCACCGTCATCAGCCGGATCAGGATCCGTTTTCCGCCGTAGCGGTCGCCTAATTTGCCCGCGACCGGTGTGACGAGCGCGCCGGTGATGAGAAGCATGACGCTGAG is a window encoding:
- a CDS encoding FAD-dependent monooxygenase encodes the protein MTRTHLSWDIGMDIGTAPRRTVLISGAGVAGPALAYWLNRYGFAVTVVEKAGTVRSGGYPIDVRGTALEVVRRMGILPRLRDAHIDLRRLTFLDADGGEVASINPHAVTGGVAGRDLEVRRGDLTNALHAAVRDDVEFLFDDSIDTLDQSGHGVDVTFRGGSSRTFDMVFGADGLHSRTRELLFGAEEQFHRYLGYCFAGFTLRNTFGLSHELMMWNTPGRAAALYAVGDDDQVHAFLNFAHPEPSFEAFRNPEGQRDLVAAVFADARWEVPGMLAALRDADDLFFDAVSQIRMPHWSSGRVALVGDAAYAPSFLTGQGSSLALVGAYMLAASLADRDHVAGFAAYEHDTRRFVTLNQEQVGEGDATLFPTTARALEQRNDMLRNLSTMSPAEVREEGREEGPAEGGPEGRPEGRPAHSALTLPELTPLT
- a CDS encoding M4 family metallopeptidase — encoded protein: MSSSPSRRRTPHATPRRAAAVALVGVSALIAAAVQSGAATAAPEKAPQAAAKGNPTHAALALSPSQRTELIRDADAAKAQTAASIGLGSQEKLVVKDVVKDADGTLHTRYERTYAGLPVLGGDLVVDTAASGATKGVIKATNATIKVSGLSPSVTAAAAEQQAVKRAKALGGTSSAADSAPRKVIWAANGKPTLAYETIVGGFQDDGTPNQLHVISDAATGAKLFEYQGIKTGIGNTQYSGQVTLTTTQSGSNYTLNDGARGNHKTYNLNRGTSGTGTLFSQTSDTWGNSTTSNAATAGADAHYGAAETWDFYKSSFGRSGIKNNGVGAYSRVHYGNAYVNAFWDDTCFCMTYGDGSGNADPLTALDVAGHEMSHGVTSNTADLVYSGESGGLNEATSDIFGTGVEFFANNSSDVGDYLIGEKIDINGDGTPLRYQDKPSKDGSSKDSWYSGLGNLDVHYSSGPANHFFYLLSEGSGAKVINGVSYNSPTSDGLPVTGIGRDKALQIWYRALTTKFTSTTNYASARTGTLAAAGDLYGTTSAEYKAVQDAWAAVAVGARSGGGTGGGTSFENTADVSIPDNGAAVTSSITVSGRTGNAPSNLAVGVDIVHTYIGDLQVQLVAPDGTAYTLKAYGTGGSTDNLNTTYTVNASSEVANGIWKLRVQDNAAQDIGYINSWKLTFP
- a CDS encoding MFS transporter: MTATPATPAASATLASPVRIGRAAVAALGMLAVATGALESVVTPTLPLLQRELDMSPAEGALLSVMLLITGALVTPVAGKLGDRYGGKRILIRLMTVVSAGGLVSALAPNLPVLLLGQVLQGAMVGALPLSFILVRAHLPAGDAKVAIGVVSGLFVGGGMAGTLAAGPVAEALSRHWMFALPTIAVIGATLLVNSLMPHDAPRRSGDAGVDWPGLVLLSGTLVTLMLVLALAPDLGTQPFVLGALVVLLAAFAAGWTVVERRAVSPMVDLRMLARPAVWKSSVLTFVICVGTAVAVYLVPQLLAVPADAYGFGAGATEIGFYLLPGALAASLAGPIGGIGARRLGSRAVVTAGIVLLTAGLIALAAVHTEVWHLVVGKMMIALANGLCVTALVTSTATSVDQGDTGIATSLVLVTRVLGYAVGVQVSGAILTAGTPSGADVPAESAFVTGFVIAGAVTALSLLVARTMSKGVKE
- a CDS encoding M4 family metallopeptidase, with product MTSLYARHKRTTLAIATAVAAGALVTTGLTAGTAAAQVPAESTGKAVPLAAPVQLSAAARTTLIQQQQADAPETAQAIGLGAKEKLVVKDVVKDADGSVHTRYERTYAGLPVLGGDLVVHESATGAAKGVTKANPATIKVATLTPKVATAKAEKQALTAAKAAGSESTAADQAPRKVIWAAGGTPVLAYETVVGGLQDDGTPSKLHVITDAATGKKLYEYQGVENATGTGKTLYSGTVSLTTTLSGSTYSLTDASRGGHKTYNLKHTSSTGTGTLFTNTTNTWGTGAASSSTADVTAAADAAYGAQETWDFYKATFGRSGIKNNGVGAYSRVHYGNAYVNAFWDDDCFCMTYGDGDANTHPLTSLDVAGHEMSHGVTANTAGLEYSGESGGLNEATSDIFGTGVEFYANNPSDKGDYLIGEKIDINGDGTPLRYMDKPSKDGGSADSWSSSVGNKDVHYSSGVANHFFYLLSEGSGSKTINGVSYNSPTSNGSTVTGIGRDKALQIWYKALTTYFTSTTNYKAARAGTLSAASALYGGTSSTEYKAVAAAWSAVNVS
- a CDS encoding DUF1990 domain-containing protein — encoded protein: MSPQDFTYTDVGATRDRPGFCPPGFHALHVRTRLGEGHEVFRRAAEAVLTWEMHRALGVGIDASADRAAPDVDVTVTLAGLIKAPCRVVWTVDEHRRAGWAYGTLPGHPECGEEAFVVDRTGDGTVWLTVSAFSRAAKWYAKAAGPATRGLQQAYARRCGVVLRGLCAGEDS